GGACCAGGACTTCGTCCAGGTCCGCATCGGCCTCGGCCCGCAGCAGCTGGCCACCCCGCTGGTCGCCCCCGACACCGCGCCGGTGGACGAGCTGGAGCCGCTGACCGCCCACGCGATGCAGCAGTTCATCGCGAGCTACGGCACGCTCGGTGAACTTCCTCTGGCCATCGGGCTGCGCTCCTTCTACCACGTGACGATCTCCGGTGACGCCGAGACGGTCTACGGCCAGACCCGGTCCATGGTCGGCCAGTTGGCCGCGCTGCACTCGCCCGAGGACGTGGTGGTCGCGGTCGTGGCCTCGCCGGGCGCGGCGGTGGACTGGGAGTGGACCAAGTGGCTGCCGCACATGCAGCACAAGGAGTCCGACGGCGCGGGTTCCCGGCGTCTGCTCTGCTACGACCTCGGCGAGCTGGAGGAGATGATCGCCCACCAGCTGGAGGGCCGCCCCCGCTGGAGCCGGGACGGTTCGCCGGTCCTCGACCAGCCGCACGTGGTCGTCGTCCTCGACGGCGGCGGGGTGCCCGCGGACTCGGTGCTGGCCTCGGCGGAGGGCCTGCAGGGCGTGACCATCCTCGAGGTGGTGCCCGGTGAACTCGACGAGGCGCGGGGCTCGTTGTCGATCCGGGTGTGGCCGGACGCCATGGAGCTGGAGGCGGGCACGGGTGTCTTCACCGGTGTCCCCGACGTGCTGTCGCAGGCGCAGGCCGAGTCGCTGGCCCGGCAGCTGGCGCCGCTGCGCCTCGGTGCCGCCGACGCGGACGAACCGCTGCTGGCGAACCTGGACTTCACCGACCTGATGCAGATCGGTGACGCGGCGGGCGTGGACGTCTCGCGCACCTGGCGGCCGCGCACGCTGCACGAGCGGCTGCGGGTGCCGATCGGTCTCGGCGAGAACGGCGAGCCGGTCATGCTGGACATCAAGGAGGCCTCGCAGGAGGGCATGGGCCCGCACGGTCTGTGCGTCGGCGCCACCGGTTCCGGCAAGTCGGAGCTGCTGCGCACGCTGGTGCTGGGCCTCGCGGTCACGCACTCCTCCGAGACGCTCAACTTCGTCCTCGCGGACTTCAAGGGCGGTGCCACCTTCACCGGCATGGGGTCCATGCCGCACGTCTCCGCGGTCATCACCAACCTGGCCGACGAGCTCACCCTGGTGGACCGCATGCGCGACTCCATCACCGGTGAGCTGACCCGCCGTCAGGAGCTGCTGCGGCAGGCCGGCAACTACGCCAACATCACCGACTACGAGAAGGCGCGGGCCGCCGGTGCGGCGCTGGACCCGCTGCCCTCGCTCGTCCTGATCATCGACGAGTTCAGCGAACTCCTCGCCGCCAAGCCGGACTTCATCGAGATGTTCATCCAGATCGGCCGGATCGGCCGTTCGCTGGGTGTGCACATGCTGCTCGCCTCGCAGCGACTGGAAGAAGGCAAGCTGCGCGGTCTGGACACCTTCCTGTCGTACCGCATCGGTCTGCGCACCTTCTCCGCGGCCGAGTCCCGCACCGCGATCGGTGTGCCCGACGCCTACCACCTGCCGAACGTCCCCGGCGCGGGCATCCTCAAGTACGACACCGAGACGATGGTGCAGTTCAAGGCGGCGTACGTGTCCGGCACCTACCGGCCGAACGGGCCGATGGCGCAGGGCGGCGGGCGGATCGACCGCTCCCCCGTGCTGTTCACCGCGGCGCCGGTGCCGGTGCGGATCCTCGCCGAGCCGGAGCCGGAGACCCGGAGCAACCAGGTCGACGACGCGCTCGCCGACACCGTCCTCGACGTCATCGTCAGCCGCCTGGAGGGACAGGGTCCGCCCGCCCACCAGGTGTGGCTGCCGCCGCTGGACGAGCCGTTCAGCCTCGACCAGGTGCTGCCGGCGCTGGGCGTCAGCCCGGAGCGCGGTCTGCACGCCGAGGGCTACCACGCGCAGAGCAAGCTGATCGTCCCGGTCGGCCTGGTCGACAAGCCGTTCGAGCAGCGCCGTGACGTGATGTACGCGGACCTCTCGGGTGCCGCCGGTCACGCGCTGATCGTGGGTGGCCCGCAGTCCGGCAAGTCGACGCTGGTGCGCACCATGATCACGTCGTTCGCGCTCACCCACACACCGGCCGAAGTGCAGTTCTACGCCCTCGACTTCGGCGGTGGCGGCATGCTCGCGCTGGAGAACCTGGCCCACATGGGCGGCGCGGCCTCCCGTCTGGACCAGGAGAAGGTCCGCCGTACGGTGGCGGAGGTGCACGGCATCCTGAACGCCCGAGAGGAGTTCTTCCGCTCCAAGAGCATCGACTCCATGGGCACCTTCCGCTCCCGCCGGGCGCAGGGGCACTACCCCGACCAGCAGTGGGGTGATGTCTTCCTCATCATCGACGGCTGGGCGACCTTCAAGAACGACTACGAGATGCTCGACCCGGTCATCGCGGACATCGCGACCCGCGGTCTCGGTTTCGGCATCCACCTGATCATCACCGCGACCCGGTACACCGAGATGCGTCCCGCGCTGCGCGACCAGATCCTGAGCCGGCTCGAACTGCGCCTCGGTGACGCGATGGAGTCGGAGTTCGACCGCAAGCGGGCCGAGAACGTGCCGATGGGCAAGCCCGGCCGCGGTCTGTCGCCGGACAAGCTGGACTACCTCGCCGCCACGCCCCGCATCGACGGGTCGACGCAGGTGGAGGACCTGGCCGACGGCATGGCGAACCTCGTGCAGAGCGTCAACAGCGCCTGGCAGGGCCCGACGGCCCCCAAGGTGCGGATGCTGCCGACGATGCTGCACGCGTCCGAGCTGCCCGGTGGCGGCGACTTCGGCAGCCGCGGTATCGCAGTCGGCGTCGACGAGCTCACCCTCTCGCCGGTCTTCGTGGACTTCGAGACCGACCCGCTGTTCGTCATCTACGGCGAGAGCGAGTCCGGCAAGTCCTCGCTGCTGCGGTTCATGGCCAAGCAGATCGCGGAGCGGTACCAGCCCAACAAGGCGCTGTTCGTGGTGTCGGACTTCCGGCGCGCGCTGCTCGGCCAGGTGCCCGAGAGCCACATGTACAAGTACTGCGCCTCGGGTCCGCAGCTCCAGGAGGTCATGGAGTCGCTGGCCGGCTCGATGAGCCGCCGTATGCCGGGCCCGGACGTGACGCCGGACCAGCTGCGCAACCGCTCCTGGTACAGCGAGCCGGACGCGTTCATCTTCATCGACGACTACGACCTCGTCGCCACGTCGATGGGCAACCCGATGTCGGTGCTCCTGGAGTACCTGCCGTTCGCGCGTGACCTCGGTCTGCGCATCATCCTGGCCCGCACCACGTCGGGTGCCTCGCGCTCCTCCTTCGAGCCGGTCCTCACCCGGATCAAGGAGCTCGGCGCGCAGGGCATCGTGCTGTCCGGCGACCCGTCGGAGGGCCCGGTGTTCAACAACATCAAGGCCGCGCCGATGCCTCCGGGCCGTGGCCAGTTCATCTCCCGCCGGACGAGCGGTCAGCTCGTGCAGACGGGTTACCTGCCGGAGAGCTGAGCCTGCTCTGGTGAGGGGGCGGGCCGTGTGTGCGGTCCGCCCCTCTTTGTTGTTGTGAAGATTCTTGTCGAACGGGGAGAGAAGTCGTGACGGACTACTTCAAGACCGACACCGCCGAACTGGGGCGCTTCAGAAAGACGTTGGAGGACGCGAAGGCGGAACTCGACAACGTCCGCAAGTGGATGCAGGACGTCACCACGGAGGGCATCGGCACCAAGGAGCTGGACGCCGCCTGTGCCGACTTCCACGAGCACTGGAAGTACGGCTCCGAGCAGATCGCCGAGCTGACCGGGAAGTTCGCGGACAGCGTGGGCCAGAGCAAGGCCAACTACGACGAGGTCGACCACGCCCTCGAAGAGGGCTTCCGCAAGGCGGCGGCGCAGGGAGGCGGCAAGTGAGCTCCTATCCTTCGCTGGGCTTCGACCCGGCACCGGGCAACGTCACGGTCGTGTCGGAACTGACGTCCCGGCTCCAGAAGTCCGCGCAGACCATCTCCGACGCCCACACGATGATCGAGAACCTGCGGTCGGGCGGCGACTGGGAGGGGGACGCGGCGGTTGCCTTCCGTGAGCAGCTCGACGGGGCGCTCCCGACGAACCTGAAGAACGCCCACTCCTCCATCACCAGGGCGGCGACCGCGCTGGCCGACTGGCAGAAGGCACTCGACGGCTACCAGCAGCGGGCGAGAGCGCTCGACGGGGACGCCAAGGACGCCAAGGGGAAGATCGAGACGGCGGAGGGTCAGGAGAAGTCGGCTGCCGCGAACCCCGATCTCAAGCTGGCGGGCAGGACGTTCACCGATGACGCCGAGCTGAGGAACGCGCAGGCGCGGCTGGACAAGGCGACCGAGGAGCTCACCAAGGCGCGCGAGGCGGTGACCAACGCCAGGACCGCCTACAGCGACGTCATCAGGAAGGCGCAGGAGCTCCAGGAGGAGCACGGCACCGACGCCCGCGGCAAGGCGCGCGTGCTGCGGGACTCCACGGACAAGCTGGCGCCCGAGGAGCCGAACTGGTTCGAGAAGGCCATGGACTGGGTCGGCGACAACCTCACCGACATCCTCGGCACGATCGCGGCCATCGCGGGCCTCGCGGCGCTGTTCTTCGCCGTGCCGGTCGGCCCCATCCTCCTGCTGGTCGCGGCGGCGGCGAGCGCGGCGACGCTGATCAGCCGGTTGTCGAACCCGGTGGTGCGGGCGTCGCTCAAGGACGGTTTCACCAAGGGGGAGTTCGACGCGGACTTCTGGAGCAACGCGGTGGGAGTGGTCGGCGACAGCCTCGGCATGGTGCCGGGCATCGGTGCCGTCGCACGCGGGGTCAACGGTGCGGCGCGGTCGGCGAGCGCCGGTGCGGAGGCGCTCACCCTGGGCGAGAAGCTGAGCAGTGCGGGCGGCAAGACCTGGCTGGCGGCCCAGCGCATCCACGCCGCCGAGAACCCGCTGACCACCTGGTTGGTGAAGGGCGCCGCCGATCCGTCCGCGGCGGCGAAGGTCATCGATGTCTCGGTCTCCGGCGCGGGTGCGCTCACCGGGACGTACGGCGTGGCCAAAAACCTGTGGGACGAGATCAAGAACCCCGTCGCGGAGAACGCGGCGACCGGGGCGGACGGGGTCCGGGCCGGCAGCTTCGACGGGGCCGGCCATGGTGCCACCGCTCTGAAGACGCTGAAGATCCTGTTCGGCGCGACGCACTGAAGGAGTGGAACTCATGACCGACGAAACGGACGAGTTCGAGTACGCCATCGACGAGTCGGCCATGGAGCGCGGCTGCGACCTGTGGTTCGCGCTCGCGCCCGGCTATGTGGAGGTCCCCTTCCGCGACCTGTTCGCCGATCCGGGGTCCCCGGAGGGCACGAGGGTGGTCGAGGCCGTCAACTCCCTTCTGGAGCTGGTTCCTCCGGAGCAGCGGGCCGGCTTCCTGGAGCAGCTGGCCGAGGCCAGGGCCCTGACCTCGGAGATGCGGCGGGAAGGCGTGGTGAGCTTCGCCATCGGCGCGCACGAAGGGGACGACGGCACGATGCTGGAATCGGTCGTGCTGCTGGCCCGGCGCGAGATCCCGTGGACTCCGCGCAAGCTGGCGGCGGCGCAGGCGGCGACCGCGCGGAGCAACGCGCTGCCGGTCTCCGTGGCGGACCTGCCCTGCGGGCCGGGCGCGTTCACCGAGTCCCTGGTGGAGCTGCCCCCTCAGGCCGACGCCCGGCAGCGGTCCCTGTACGAGGCGACCGCGTACCTGCCGTTCCCGGACGGGCGCAACCTCGCGGTCCTCACCCTGACGACGACGGCCGTGGACGCTCGCGAGCACTACCGTGACGTCCACCGCGCCATGGCGGAGATGGTGAGCTTCGACAATCCGCTCCCCGAGGAGTTCAAGGCCCAGATCCCCGCATCCGAGGTCGAGGCGTCCGTGCGCGCGGTCTTCGGCTGACCCGGGGGGAGTGAAACGCAGTGGATGTTCCCCTGACGAAGACGGCCTGGGAGGACCCGGCCACCCGGTCGGCCTGGCGCCGTACGGCCACGTTCCGGCTCAGTGCCTTCGTGCTCTCGCTGGTGTCCTTCGTGGCCTGGCTGTACGCGGTGCTCCTGACACCGGTATGGACGCTCTGGATCCTCTTCCCGGCCCTGTTCGTGCTCATCTACCTGGCCATGCTCAACACGGCGAGGGTCCTGGGCATCCGGTCGCTGCGCCGGATCCTGAAGGTCTACCCGTGGCAGTCCGTCCCGGGAGCGGCCTCGATCGCGAAGAACGGCACGACCCGGTTCTCCTTCACGGACCCCGAACGCCCGGACAAGTCCGTCTCCCTCGGTTACGGCAGCTTCCTGGGCAGCGGTCGCACGTTCTGGGTCCGCAAGGTCAGAGCCGGCGAGGTCGGCGAGGTCTGGTTCGCCGGCGACCCGCGTTTCCTGGGCGTCGTCGCCGTACCGGGCCCGCGTCGGCTGTTCGGTGTCGCTCAGCGCACGGCGGTGGACGACCGGATGTCGGCTCGCACCCGTGGCGTCAGCCCCGAGGCACGGGAGCGGGCCAGGGCCGCGGGAGCGCGGGTCGGTTGAGGGGCTGAGCAGTCGTGAATACGGCGGTGGCGGCGCCCGGAGAGGGTGCCGCCACCGCCGTACGCGTGCCGTCTGTCAGAGCCGTGTGTCCAGGAGCTTGCGCAGGGGCGGCGAGAGCTCGTGCACGGGGGCTCCGGCGGCCTGGGCCCGGGTCAGCTCGTCGAGGTAGCGGCGGGCCTCGCCGGACAGCTCCCGCTGACGTCTGCCGAGGCGGTGACCGGCGGTCCAGGTCCAGATGCCGAGCGCGATGAGCAGGACCGACGCGTACGCCGCGGGCAGGTCCTCGACCACGGCGTAGCCGATACCGACGGCTCCAGCGACGACGAGGATCCAGCCCGCCTCGTCGTGCCAGCCGCCCTGGTCGGCGATCCGCTCGTACTCCTCGACCTCCGGGGGCTTGGGCGGTGGAGCGACGGAAGTGGAACGGCCCCCGGCCGGTGCCTCGTACGACGGCAGCGGGGCCATGTCCAGCGCCGCGCCGCCCCGGCCGGTCAGCCAGGCGGGCACGTACGACACGGGGGCGCCGTGCGCCCGCGCCGCCGCGAGGACGTGCCGGTACCCCTCCAGGAAGGGGTGGCGGAGCCTGCGCCTGCCCTGGAGGTTGACCTGGACGAAGGCGGCGAGGGCCAGGGCCAGGACGACGGCCGGGGGGGTGACGGCGACCGCCATGTTGTCCGGCTCGCCGGAAGCGGCCCACACCAGCCACACGATCCCGACCGCGGTGGCCAGGGAGCCGGCCCAGACCAGTCCACCGCGCGAGAGCCGGCGCAGGGCCGCCTCGTGCTCGGCGAGGGTCCGCCCGACCGTCTCGTCGTCGAAATAGTCGTAGCCGTAGGTTCTGCCGACGTCCCGTACGGCGGTGGCGAGCCGGGGGTCCGCGGACAGTGCGCGGGCGCCGACCGGGAGGAGGCCCGTCGCGTTGTCGTTCATGCTGCGATCCTCAGCTGTCCGGACGTCATCCGAAGACGGAGTCGCCCGGCCCGCGCACCGTGCGGGTGCAGGGGGCGACGACCTCGACGACGAGCCGCTGCCGGCCGTGGATGACGGTGACGTTGACGCGGTGGCCGGTGCCGCTGTCCGCGGCCAGGGACACGCTCTCCCCCGGTGTGCCGGCCAGCTTGAGCCAGCCCTGGCTCTGGAAGGTCTCGTCGAGCCGCCCCACGGCGACCGCGAGCTGCGCGTCCTCGACCCCGTCGATCTGCCAGAGGTGGCGGGCCGTGCACACCGTCGTCAGCCCCTTGGACCAGCAGTCGGCGCAGGTCACCGCGGACACCACGTTGCCCTCGTCCATCCGGCCGCGGACGCCGAGACCGTCCAGGACCCGGCTGGAGAAGGAGTAGAGCTCCTGGACCACGGCCGGGTCGGGTGCCACGTCCGGGACCGGCTGGGCCCGGGAGAGCGCGGCCTCCATCTCGGCCTGCTCCTCCGTCGCCCAGTCCAGGGTCCGCACGATCGTCGCGAAGAGCTCCGAATAGAAGTCCCAGTCCTCCATGCAGGGCGTGGAGAGCTCGAACGCGAGCAGGTCGGCGTTGTTGGGGAGCGGGATGTAGACCTGGATCTGGCCGCGCGGCACCTCCAGGGGCTCCCCCGTGGGCGAGGCCTCGGCGGTGAGGGTGAAGGGGGCCTGGCCGATCCGTACGACGGCCTCGGAGTCGCCCTTGCCGGAGGGCAGGGTGCTGAGGCGGACGTCGTCGTCGGGGTAGGCCCGCCGGAGGCCGCTGAGGGCCTCCGACAGGACGTCCTCGGCGGTGATGTCGTGCAGCGGCATGCGGTAGACGGCGACGGTGGCGGTGCTGGGGCGGCCGTCGAAGTCCAGGTTGCAGAAGCCCGCGTACACGGCTCCGGCGTTGCGCAGGTCGTCGATGATGCCGGCGTAGGTGACG
Above is a window of Streptomyces griseorubiginosus DNA encoding:
- the eccCa gene encoding type VII secretion protein EccCa, whose translation is MSVVIVKRPPRVYPPEVPNEEVKLESPPELPRTEDDSLLMNLLPMLGMGSSAAFFFMPGAQGFMKIMGGLMMVSTVAMLVAQIVRARKGPSGQMAEARRDYLKYLAQKRREVRRTVHKQRDAQYYLHPAPEQLWALVAEGSRLWERRSMDQDFVQVRIGLGPQQLATPLVAPDTAPVDELEPLTAHAMQQFIASYGTLGELPLAIGLRSFYHVTISGDAETVYGQTRSMVGQLAALHSPEDVVVAVVASPGAAVDWEWTKWLPHMQHKESDGAGSRRLLCYDLGELEEMIAHQLEGRPRWSRDGSPVLDQPHVVVVLDGGGVPADSVLASAEGLQGVTILEVVPGELDEARGSLSIRVWPDAMELEAGTGVFTGVPDVLSQAQAESLARQLAPLRLGAADADEPLLANLDFTDLMQIGDAAGVDVSRTWRPRTLHERLRVPIGLGENGEPVMLDIKEASQEGMGPHGLCVGATGSGKSELLRTLVLGLAVTHSSETLNFVLADFKGGATFTGMGSMPHVSAVITNLADELTLVDRMRDSITGELTRRQELLRQAGNYANITDYEKARAAGAALDPLPSLVLIIDEFSELLAAKPDFIEMFIQIGRIGRSLGVHMLLASQRLEEGKLRGLDTFLSYRIGLRTFSAAESRTAIGVPDAYHLPNVPGAGILKYDTETMVQFKAAYVSGTYRPNGPMAQGGGRIDRSPVLFTAAPVPVRILAEPEPETRSNQVDDALADTVLDVIVSRLEGQGPPAHQVWLPPLDEPFSLDQVLPALGVSPERGLHAEGYHAQSKLIVPVGLVDKPFEQRRDVMYADLSGAAGHALIVGGPQSGKSTLVRTMITSFALTHTPAEVQFYALDFGGGGMLALENLAHMGGAASRLDQEKVRRTVAEVHGILNAREEFFRSKSIDSMGTFRSRRAQGHYPDQQWGDVFLIIDGWATFKNDYEMLDPVIADIATRGLGFGIHLIITATRYTEMRPALRDQILSRLELRLGDAMESEFDRKRAENVPMGKPGRGLSPDKLDYLAATPRIDGSTQVEDLADGMANLVQSVNSAWQGPTAPKVRMLPTMLHASELPGGGDFGSRGIAVGVDELTLSPVFVDFETDPLFVIYGESESGKSSLLRFMAKQIAERYQPNKALFVVSDFRRALLGQVPESHMYKYCASGPQLQEVMESLAGSMSRRMPGPDVTPDQLRNRSWYSEPDAFIFIDDYDLVATSMGNPMSVLLEYLPFARDLGLRIILARTTSGASRSSFEPVLTRIKELGAQGIVLSGDPSEGPVFNNIKAAPMPPGRGQFISRRTSGQLVQTGYLPES